One window of the Bombus pyrosoma isolate SC7728 linkage group LG5, ASM1482585v1, whole genome shotgun sequence genome contains the following:
- the LOC122567830 gene encoding ral GTPase-activating protein subunit alpha-1 isoform X1 → MFSKKLHVDVKKSTLKIQDVKKDSATRFKHLKIVLENVDTDEAKGFFEGNFSHVYFILYDCFVSAETNLRQRELSFHIVHKAHREELEQVLQLLEKVLTLLPELLNRRWQCHSLARILQKLLHPGNSWKLRREAIRYFILWYQALGENAPDHIHQMFASLIPGFPPQQPSPYKSERKIDGKKDKLVKVIGCDDKDKKEFYDTQLSQSTFHDNGSNQCPVTPVDSGPILPPQSGEKPLDNETVRFLEALLEFMVTQVVKIEWRDKSSRQHKTFQFLLERFKTTYLRHICPEFDENFSLYKPNLELPTMRKPTNQSQDNYVLCKVALIKWIASFTHIARKDARVAHLSHSTTPNEENTEPELRRVSVTQNSADSTLLSPESTVSQQENQNQEDSSVSAVTLVRDVLYGNRDNVNFVHELYRQAFLLDFNHAGAIRKAIAVYKDWIQMNELPPFMLEPLDSHKERDFEENPRKDLSDIDKSPSESYRQTRLRNDSYLGAIHRENLFIRAGLQNVLQVFITQASNVFFLENSGPNASLSLLEEQTDSCKRVLNVYRYVVMNSRLEPGTWEQLLRVLLQITSLVLNEKSSRRKIQESIGGKLAPAIFQTLIVTWIKANLNVVISTQLWDQFLEVLTSLTQWEELIREWAKTLDTLTRVLARHVYNLDLNDLPLDRLSEQKTKKRRGVGSRAASTGSVQPPRKGSVDQDNNTVSKENVSDHPMRDLRKVRPLPRSASDNTIYNGKARTKLHRNRTHTVHSGIPVLPLSIEQDMARLLSNGTTSSSTTGRKMLPNRRAKSLDSIVIVDSEPPSPRCPSPTPSSGVDSNKDSPIQIENIDGSSIDTNDASERRSVMAGGGVRGWLPDVAVVLWRRMLSALGDVNNIQDPTLHGQVMDYLVQLTQTLLKIRLNQGVSGDNQATPPAPELIPPLTVIAPWCFKAIQLPSQYEVGKLAAYRLICLLTVQPQDINLPKQHLTLFYRAVHSGIVSNDNKVLHVLVKYTGPRLFSLNLPGSSLLILDYIHAANVILSNQDIQAPRTEAVSIIGSLLSLPATTVKLPVLQPTANDIVTMTCPDAKEHIIMILLRSCRREPTGIARCVAVSSIAMFVYRELCYKNQHPRIPEAVTVLLLALKQMQGAERRRAGICYPLMDQATHATVAQVACDSLLLLCDKADILLELYPNVPCKIIQILSETLGYMSTRERRGPLTISMLFCLGEWAMHLGPSVLLRVFQGKPLLMTLFTVLDNIVQDTIDKDVSQTNKSHEDEDDDFDPDITLDNLADDICAKSPRRGNTQSVQLAAKMVMMHLINHLGHFPMGIGAARLSSLVVELDDVPGIDGDELSSAIFHAPNIQLLMLSNSVIMSLVELAALDAPGGGVTAGLTTAPSLVRVLLRDLAGKASWDSSILYSQPCVEDDVPIAFTKHVEWKAKVHGDDLSSVITSQTCTPRHTIRHREPHILPTFANAASDMDNLDDLLQYIGHTSPEVLTNPEIALNAPANPPQGQYLESETIATILNQRNAEQEHINNWSQHISMCASAISPPSCRPPPAPFHHCRLLFSHLGLSGWEQRRKLHLLSKNEKLLRELRNLDSQRSRETHKIAVIYVSQGQEDKNSILSNVTASKEYESFIARLAWEVELESHTGFLGGLVPGKASGVTAPYFATSFTEILFHVATRMPSDSPESLLQKTRHLGNDEIHIVWSEHWRDYRRDIIPTEFCDVLIVIYPLHNKLYRIQISRKPEIPFFGPLFDECIVEDKVLPGLVRTTALAASRAKRSTLTLYQHYYEERARSIDTVMRNHKEATTFEEFTANVYSPVQPPSPFSGTSSVSGSTTSVQSTASSNLAAALIDSHQGRSGLRSSSAASSDNRANRVSDGSRVWFSNDTPESTALHGISPRPVKKMSFKTGPKQRANTQPTPPDSPRYK, encoded by the exons ATGTTCAGCAAAAAACTTCATGTAGACGTCAAAAAGTCAACACTGAAGATTCAGGATGTTAAAAAGGATAGCGCGACTCGGTTCAAGCATCTTAAAATTGTACTAG aaaatgtgGATACTGATGAAGCAAAGGGGTTTTTTGAAGGCAACTTCAGTCAtgtctattttattctatatgaTTGTTTTGTATCAGCTGAAACAAATCTGCGACAACgag AACTTTCCTTCCACATTG TGCATAAAGCACATAGAGAGGAATTGGAACAGGTGTTGCAACTCTTGGAAAAAGTCTTAACACTTCTCCCTGAGCTTCTTAATAGAAGATGGCAATGTCATAGTCTAGCAAGGATTTTACAAAAGCTTTTACATCCTGGTAATAGTTGGAAACTCAGAAGAGAAGCTATAAG aTACTTTATTTTGTGGTACCAAGCACTTGGTGAAAATGCTCCTGATCACATTCACCAAATGTTTGCAAGCTTGATACCAGGGTTTCCACCGCAACAGCCATCTCCTTATAAGTCTGAACGTAAGATAGatggaaagaaagataaaCTTGTAAAAGTTATTGGTTGTGATGATAAAGATAAGAAGGAATTTTATGATACACAATTGTCACAAAGTACTTTTCATGATAATGGTTCAAACCAGTGTCCTGTCACTCCTGTTGACAGTGGACCTATTTTACCCCCACAAAGTGGGGAAAAGCCTCTTGATAATGAGACTGTTCGATTTTTAGAAGCATTACTTGAATTTATGGTTACTCAG GTTGTAAAGATAGAATGGAGAGATAAATCTTCAAGACAGCACAagacttttcaatttttattagaacgtTTTAAAACTACGTATCTTCGTCATATTTGTCCTGagtttgatgaaaatttttcgttGTACAAGCCGAATTTGGAGTTGCCTACGATGCGAAAACCAACGAATCAGAGTCAAGATAATTATGTATTGTGTAAAGTTGCTTTGATTAAGTGGATCGCTAGTTTTACCCATATCGCTAGAAAAGATGCTCGTGTCGCACATCTTTCGCATAG cACAACtccaaatgaagaaaataCGGAACCAGAGCTTCGTCGAGTTTCCGTTACACAAAATAGTGCTGACTCAACTTTATTATCTCCCGAATCAACTGTGTCTCAACAAGAGAATCAAAATCAGGAAGATAGTAGTGTTTCAGCAGTTACTCTTGTTAGGGATGTTCTATATGGAAACAGGGATAACGTGAATTTCGTACACGAGCTATACAGACAAGCATTTTTGTTAGACTTTAATCATGCTGGTGCTATAAGAAAAGCTATAGCTGTTTATAAAGATTGGATCCAAATGAAT gAATTACCACCATTCATGTTAGAACCATTGGATAGTCATAAGGAAAGggatttcgaagaaaatccGAGAAAAGATCTAAGTGATATCGATAAAAGTCCTTCGGAAAGTTATCGTCAAACAAGATTGAGAAATGATTCTTACCTCGGTGCTATACacagagaaaatttatttataagagCGGGGCTACAAAATGTTTTGCAAGTGTTCATTACACAAGCTTCCAACGTCTTCTTCTTAGAGAATTCTGGACCGAATGCATCTCTATCATTACTGGAAGAACAGACCGATAGTTGCAAAAGAGTTTtgaacgtatatcgatatgttgTAATGAATTCTCGATTAGAACCGGGTACTTGGGAACAGTTGCTTAG AGTATTACTACAAATAACATCActtgttttaaatgaaaaatcttctCGGCGCAAGATTCAAGAAAGCATTGGCGGTAAACTTGCCCCTGCCATATTTCAGACTTTAATAGTTACATGGATTAAAGctaatttaaatgttgttatttCTACACAATTATGGGATCAGTTCCTGGAAGTGTTGACATCTTTAACACAGTGGGAAGAGTTAATTCGAGAATGGGCG aAAACATTGGATACTTTAACAAGGGTGCTTGCCAGGCATGTGTATAATTTGGATTTAAATGATTTGCCATTAGATAGATTGAGTGAACAAAAAACTAAAAAGCGTCGTGGTGTTGGAAGCCGGGCTGCTTCAACCGGAAGTGTTCAACCACCACGCAAAGGAAGTGTCGATCAAGATAATAATACCGTAtctaaagaaaatgtttcag ACCACCCGATGCGAGACTTAAGGAAGGTACGACCACTTCCTCGTAGTGCAAGCGATAACACGATATACAATGGAAAAGCACGTACAAAACTTCATAGAAATCGCACACATACTGTACACAGTGGTATTCCTG TACTCCCCCTATCGATAGAGCAAGATATGGCACGACTACTGTCAAACGGTACTACTTCGTCGTCGACAACTGGTCGGAAAATGTTACCGAACAGGCGTGCTAAATCTTTGGATAGCATTGTAATAGTCGATAGCGAACCACCATCACCACGTTGTCCTTCTCCAACACCGAGCAGCGGAGTCGACAGTAACAAAGACAGTCCGATACAGATAGAAAACATTGACGGCAGTAGTATCG ATACGAATGATGCATCAGAAAGGAGATCTGTTATGGCAGGTGGTGGAGTTCGCGGATGGTTACCCGATGTTGCGGTCGTATTATGGCGTCGTATGCTATCAGCATTAGGggatgtaaataatattcaagaCCCTACCCTTCATGGACAAGTTATGGATTACCTTGTTCAGCTTACACAAACACTTCTGAAA ATTCGCTTGAATCAAGGTGTGTCTGGTGACAACCAGGCAACTCCTCCAGCTCCAGAACTTATACCTCCACTTACAGTCATTGCTCCATGGTGTTTCAAG gCAATACAACTTCCTAGTCAATATGAAGTTGGCAAATTGGCAGCATACCGTTTGATCTGTCTTCTAACAGTTCAACCACAAGATATTAATTTGCCAAAACAGCACTTAACTCTTTTTTATCGTGCGGTTCATAGCGGTATCGTTAGTAATGATAACAAAGTGTTACATGTATTGGTCAAGTATACCGGTCCTAGGTTGTTCAGTTTGAATCTTCCTGGATCTAGTCTTTTAATCTTGGATTATATTCATGCTGCTAATGTAATATTGAGCAATCAGGATATTCAG gCACCAAGAACTGAGGCTGTTTCGATTATCGGATCGTTACTATCTTTACCAGCTACTACAGTTAAATTACCTGTATTGCAACCTACTGCAAACGATATCGTAACCATGACATGTCCAGATGCAAAG gaacatataattatgataCTTTTAAGAAGTTGTAGACGCGAACCAACCGGCATTGCAAGATGCGTAGCTGTTTCCAGCATTGCTATGTTTGTATACAGAGAATTGTGCTACAAAAATCAACATCCACGAATCCCAGAAGCTGTTACGGTTCTTCTTTTAGCACTTAAA CAGATGCAGGGAGCAGAACGTCGCAGAGCTGGTATCTGTTATCCACTAATGGATCAG GCCACTCATGCTACTGTTGCTCAAGTGGCATGTGATTCTCTTTTGTTGTTATGTGATAAAGCAGATATTCTGCTAGAGCTGTATCCAAATGTGCcatgtaaaataattcaa ATTTTATCGGAAACACTTGGATATATGAGCACTCGAGAAAGACGCGGTCCTTTGACGATATCAATGTTATTCTGTTTGGGCGAATGGGCTATGCACCTTGGTCCTTCCGTTCTGTTACGCGTTTTTCAAGGAAAACCTCTGTTAATGACTTTATTTACG GTTTTGGATAACATAGTACAAGATACAATCGATAAAGATGTAtcacaaacaaataaaagtcATGAGGATGAAGATGATGATTTTGATCCTGATATTACTTTAGATAACTTAGCTGACGATATTTGCGCAAAATCACCCCGTCGAGGCAATACTCAGTCCGTTCAGTTAGCAGCAAAGATG GTAATGAtgcatttaataaatcatttggGACATTTTCCAATGGGTATTGGAGCTGCACGTTTATCTTCGTTAGTTGTCGAACTAGATGATGTACCAGGAATCGATGGGGATGAGCTATCTTCTGCAATTTTTCATGCGCCAAATATACAACTGTTGATGTTGTCAAATTCCGTAATAATGTCTCTTGTTGAACTGGCAGCATTAGATGCACCCGGCGGAGGTGTTACAGCTGGATTAACAACAGCACCATCATTAGTCAGGGTATTATTGCGAGATTTAGCAGGGAAAGCATCCTGGGATAGCTCTATTTTATACAGTCAACCGTGTGTTGAAGACGATGTGCCGATTGCATTTACAAAAcatg TTGAATGGAAAGCAAAAGTACATGGAGACGATTTGAGCAGTGTTATAACATCTCAAACATGTACACCTCGACATACGATAAGACATCGTGAGCCACATATATTGCCTACATTTGCAAATGCCGCGAGTGATATGGACAATTTAGATGAT ctcTTACAATACATAGGACATACAAGTCCGGAAGTATTAACTAATCCAGAAATTGCACTTAATGCGCCTGCTAATCCACCACAAGGTCAATATCTTGAGAGTGAAACCATTGCCACAATTCTCAACCAGAGAAACGCTGAGCAAGAGCATATCAATAATTGGAGTCAGCACATTAG CATGTGTGCGTCAGCAATAAGCCCACCATCGTGTCGTCCACCTCCAGCACCGTTTCATCACTGCCGTCTTTTGTTTTCGCACTTGGGTTTATCCGGTTGGGAACAACGTagaaaattgcatttattatcCAAAAACGAAAAACTTTTACGCGAATTACGAAATCTCGATAGTCAACGATCTAGAGAAACGCATAAAATAGCCGTAATTTATGTCAGCCAGGGACAAGAAGACAAAAACTCCATATTAAGTAATGTCACTGCTAGCAAAGAATATGAAAGCTTTATTGCTAGATTGGCTTGGGAGGTCGAACTTGAATCACATACAGGCTTTCTTGGAGGCCTTGTACCTGGAAAAGCATCTGGTGTTACAGCACCTTATTTTGCAACATCTTTCACTGAAATCCTTTTTCATGTAGCAACAAGAATGCCTTCTGATAGTCCCGAAAGTTTGTTGCAAAAA acACGGCATCTCGGTAACGATGAGATTCACATAGTTTGGTCAGAACATTGGAGAGATTATCGTCGGGATATTATACCAACTGAATTTTGTGATgttttaatagtaatttatccgttacataataaattatatagaatcCAAATTTCTCGAAAACCAGAAATTCCGTTTTTTGGACCCCTGTTTGATGAGTGTATCGTTGAAGATAAAGTTTTACCTGGGTTAGTGAGAACAACAGCATTGGCGGCAAGTAGGGCGAAACGATCAACCCTTACATTATATCAACATTA TTATGAAGAGAGAGCGAGGTCTATCGATACTGTTATGAGGAATCACAAGGAAGCTACTACATTTGAAGAATTTACAGCCAATGTATATTCACCCGTACAGCCGCCAAGTCCGTTTAGTGGGACTTCTTCAGTATCTG GATCTACAACAAGCGTGCAATCCACAGCATCGTCAAACCTCGCAGCAGCGCTTATAGATTCACATCAGGGCCGATCGGGACTGCGAAGTTCTTCGGCAGCGAGCAGTGATAACCGCGCGAATAGAG ttTCTGATGGAAGCAGGGTATGGTTTAGTAATGATACTCCAGAAAGCACAGCACTTCATGGAATATCTCCCAGACCCGTAAAAAAGATGTCGTTCAAAACTGGACCGAAACAGAGAGCAAACACTCAACCCACGCCTCCAGATAGTCcaagatataaataa